In Mycolicibacterium phocaicum, one DNA window encodes the following:
- a CDS encoding NADP-dependent isocitrate dehydrogenase, producing the protein MSGEKPSIIYTLTDEAPLLATYAFLPVVRTFAGAAGIDVQTSDISVAARILAEFSDYLTDEQKVPDNLGELGRLTQFPDTNIIKLPNISASVPQLVAAIKELKEKGYNLPDYPGDPKTDEEKAIKDRYGKCLGSAVNPVLREGNSDRRAPKAVKEYARKHPHSMGEWSQASRTHVATMKTGDFYHGEQSMTLDKDRRVKMVLKTKTGKTIELKPEVKLDAGDIIDSMYMSKKALIQFYEEQMEDAYKTGVMFSLHVKATMMKVSHPIVFGHAVRIFYKDAFAKHQKLFDELGVNVNNGLSDLYDKISTLPKSLHDEIVDDLHKCHEHRPELAMVDSARGITNFHSPSDVIVDASMPAMIRLGGKMYGADGKLKDTKAVNPESTFSRMYQEIINFCKTHGQFDPRTMGTVPNVGLMAQKAEEYGSHDKTFEIPEDGIANIVDIDSGEVLLTTAVEEGDIWRMPVVKDLPIRDWVKLAVTRARLSGMPVVFWLDQERPHEAELRKKVATYLKDHDTEGLDISVMSQERAMRHTIERAMRGQDTIAATGNILRDYLTDLFPILELGTSAKMLSIVPLMAGGGLYETGAGGSAPKHVQQLVEENHLRWDSLGEFLALGASLEDLGNKTDDAKALLLAKTLDSATGKLLDENKSPSRRTGELDNRGSQFYLAMYWAQELAKQTEDAELAAKFAPLAKTLAENEEKIVAELAAAQGSAADIGGYYAPDPEKTTAVMRPSATFNAALASAQE; encoded by the coding sequence ATGAGTGGCGAGAAACCATCCATCATCTACACGTTGACCGACGAGGCGCCGCTGCTCGCGACGTACGCCTTCCTGCCGGTCGTCCGCACCTTCGCCGGCGCCGCCGGTATCGACGTCCAGACCAGTGACATCTCGGTGGCGGCCCGCATCCTCGCCGAGTTCAGCGACTACCTGACCGATGAGCAGAAGGTCCCCGACAACCTGGGTGAGCTGGGTCGGCTGACCCAGTTCCCGGACACCAACATCATCAAGCTGCCGAACATCAGCGCCTCGGTGCCGCAGTTGGTCGCCGCGATCAAGGAGCTCAAGGAGAAGGGCTACAACCTGCCCGACTACCCGGGCGACCCGAAGACCGACGAAGAGAAGGCGATCAAGGATCGCTACGGCAAGTGTCTCGGTAGTGCGGTGAACCCTGTTCTGCGCGAGGGCAACTCGGACCGTCGTGCCCCGAAGGCCGTCAAGGAGTACGCCCGCAAGCACCCGCACAGCATGGGCGAGTGGTCGCAGGCCTCCCGCACGCACGTCGCCACCATGAAGACCGGCGACTTCTACCACGGCGAGCAGTCCATGACGCTCGACAAGGACCGCCGCGTCAAGATGGTGCTGAAGACCAAGACCGGCAAGACAATTGAGCTCAAGCCCGAGGTCAAGCTCGACGCGGGCGACATCATCGACTCGATGTACATGAGCAAGAAGGCGCTCATCCAGTTCTACGAGGAGCAGATGGAGGACGCCTACAAGACGGGCGTCATGTTCTCCCTGCACGTCAAGGCGACCATGATGAAGGTCAGCCACCCGATCGTGTTCGGCCACGCCGTGCGCATCTTCTACAAGGACGCATTCGCCAAGCACCAGAAGCTCTTTGACGAGCTGGGCGTCAACGTCAACAACGGGCTCTCGGACCTGTACGACAAGATCTCGACGCTGCCCAAGTCGCTGCATGACGAGATCGTCGACGACCTGCACAAGTGCCACGAGCACCGGCCCGAGCTGGCGATGGTCGACTCGGCTCGCGGCATCACCAACTTCCACTCGCCGTCCGACGTCATCGTCGACGCCTCGATGCCCGCCATGATCCGGCTCGGTGGCAAGATGTACGGCGCCGACGGAAAGCTCAAGGACACCAAGGCCGTCAACCCCGAGTCGACGTTCTCCCGGATGTACCAGGAGATCATCAACTTCTGTAAGACGCACGGCCAGTTCGACCCGCGGACCATGGGCACCGTGCCCAACGTCGGTCTCATGGCGCAGAAGGCCGAGGAGTACGGCAGCCACGACAAGACCTTCGAGATTCCCGAGGACGGCATCGCCAACATCGTCGACATCGACAGCGGCGAGGTCCTGCTGACCACGGCGGTGGAAGAGGGCGACATCTGGCGCATGCCGGTCGTCAAGGATCTGCCGATCCGCGACTGGGTCAAGCTGGCCGTCACCCGCGCTCGGCTCTCGGGCATGCCCGTGGTGTTCTGGCTGGACCAGGAGCGTCCGCACGAGGCCGAGCTGCGCAAGAAGGTCGCGACCTACCTCAAGGACCACGACACCGAGGGTCTCGACATCTCCGTGATGTCGCAGGAACGCGCCATGCGGCACACCATCGAGCGGGCCATGCGCGGTCAGGACACCATCGCCGCGACCGGCAACATCCTGCGCGACTACCTCACCGACCTGTTCCCGATCCTGGAGCTGGGTACCAGCGCCAAGATGCTGTCGATCGTGCCGCTGATGGCCGGTGGCGGCCTGTACGAGACGGGCGCCGGTGGTTCGGCACCCAAGCACGTGCAGCAGCTGGTCGAGGAGAACCACCTGCGCTGGGACTCGCTCGGCGAGTTCCTGGCCCTGGGCGCCAGCCTGGAGGACCTGGGCAACAAGACCGACGACGCCAAGGCCCTGCTGCTGGCCAAGACGCTCGACAGCGCGACCGGAAAGCTGTTGGACGAGAACAAGAGTCCGTCGCGGCGCACCGGCGAACTGGACAACCGCGGCAGCCAGTTCTACCTCGCCATGTACTGGGCGCAGGAGCTGGCCAAGCAGACCGAGGACGCCGAGCTGGCGGCCAAGTTCGCTCCGCTGGCCAAGACGCTGGCCGAGAACGAGGAGAAGATCGTCGCGGAACTGGCTGCGGCACAGGGCAGCGCGGCCGACATCGGCGGGTACTACGCGCCGGACCCGGAGAAGACGACGGCCGTGATGCGGCCGAGCGCCACCTTCAACGCGGCGCTGGCTTCCGCTCAGGAGTAA
- a CDS encoding exodeoxyribonuclease III, with the protein MIVTTINVNGIRAAVRERSAENLGLLPWLKDTKSDVICLQETRADDAQLTQALAPALDAGWQLASAEPSAKGRNGVAVLSRAPITAVRVGLSPDCEFVAHGRYVEVDTDGVTVASVYVPTGEAETDKQVEKERFMVALAGRMAELTRKRRDVVICGDWNICATELDLKAWKANVKKSGFLPSERQWLAELMASGWTDVVRELHPEVPGPYSWWSWRGKAFDNDAGWRIDYHLANAKLAPKAHAARVERAAAYALRWSDHAPVTVEYS; encoded by the coding sequence GTGATCGTCACCACCATCAACGTCAATGGCATCCGCGCCGCGGTCAGAGAGCGCTCGGCGGAGAACCTCGGGCTGCTGCCGTGGCTGAAGGACACCAAGTCCGACGTCATCTGCCTGCAGGAGACGCGGGCCGACGACGCGCAGCTGACGCAGGCCCTGGCGCCGGCGCTGGATGCGGGCTGGCAGCTGGCGTCGGCCGAGCCGTCTGCCAAGGGCCGCAACGGGGTGGCGGTGCTGTCGCGGGCCCCCATCACCGCGGTGCGGGTGGGGCTCAGCCCGGACTGTGAATTCGTCGCGCACGGGCGGTATGTGGAGGTCGACACCGACGGCGTCACGGTCGCCAGCGTCTACGTACCCACCGGTGAGGCCGAGACCGACAAGCAGGTGGAGAAGGAGCGCTTCATGGTGGCGCTCGCCGGCCGAATGGCCGAGCTGACCCGCAAGCGCCGCGACGTGGTGATCTGCGGCGACTGGAACATCTGCGCGACGGAACTGGACCTGAAGGCGTGGAAGGCCAACGTCAAGAAGTCCGGGTTCCTGCCCAGCGAGCGGCAGTGGTTGGCCGAGCTGATGGCGTCCGGCTGGACCGACGTGGTCCGGGAGCTGCACCCTGAGGTCCCCGGGCCGTACAGCTGGTGGTCATGGCGCGGCAAGGCTTTCGACAACGACGCCGGGTGGCGCATCGACTACCACCTGGCCAACGCGAAGCTGGCGCCCAAAGCCCATGCGGCGCGGGTGGAGCGGGCTGCGGCATATGCGCTGCGCTGGTCGGACCACGCGCCGGTCACGGTCGAGTACAGCTGA
- the fdxA gene encoding ferredoxin: protein MTYVVGRECVDVTDMSCVQECPVDCIYQGDRALYINPRECVDCGACKLICRVDAIYYDADLPEDQLAYLADNAAFFDEVLPGREAPLGSPGGASALGRIGVDTPMVSALPLRD from the coding sequence ATGACTTACGTTGTCGGACGGGAATGCGTTGACGTCACGGACATGTCCTGCGTGCAGGAGTGTCCGGTCGACTGCATCTACCAAGGCGATCGGGCGCTCTACATCAACCCGCGCGAATGTGTGGATTGCGGTGCCTGCAAACTGATTTGCCGAGTCGATGCGATCTACTACGATGCCGATCTGCCCGAAGACCAGCTCGCATACCTCGCCGACAACGCGGCATTCTTCGATGAGGTACTCCCCGGACGCGAGGCGCCGTTGGGCTCCCCCGGCGGCGCCAGTGCGCTCGGTCGCATCGGAGTGGACACCCCGATGGTGTCTGCCCTACCGCTTCGAGACTGA
- a CDS encoding TIGR03086 family metal-binding protein, which yields MRTLPTDLLTAHRRAILASVDVVNTVGRADLRRPTPCAAWDLADLLAHMTVQHRGFAAAARGGGQDLALWTPVRDTQDPVGAYAVAAHDVLEAFAGADPESNFALPELGTSVPAEMAIGFHLIDYAVHGWDVAAGLGVPFTLPDDVVAAALPLALAVPDGDFRSMPNAPFGPARTADSTTDFERLLRHLGRDPQWGHASDDESRHAVQ from the coding sequence ATGCGTACATTACCAACCGATCTTCTCACCGCCCATCGCCGTGCCATCCTCGCCTCGGTCGACGTCGTCAACACCGTTGGTCGTGCCGACCTGCGGCGCCCTACGCCCTGCGCGGCTTGGGATTTGGCCGACCTTCTAGCCCACATGACAGTCCAGCACCGCGGCTTCGCGGCCGCCGCCCGTGGCGGTGGCCAAGACCTTGCCCTCTGGACTCCGGTTCGCGACACGCAGGATCCTGTCGGCGCGTATGCCGTCGCCGCACACGACGTACTCGAAGCGTTTGCCGGCGCCGATCCCGAAAGCAACTTCGCGCTACCGGAATTGGGCACCTCGGTGCCGGCGGAGATGGCGATCGGATTTCACCTGATCGACTACGCGGTGCACGGCTGGGACGTCGCGGCCGGCCTCGGCGTTCCCTTCACACTGCCCGACGACGTCGTCGCCGCAGCCCTGCCCCTCGCCCTGGCCGTGCCCGACGGGGACTTCCGCAGCATGCCCAATGCGCCGTTCGGGCCGGCCAGGACCGCCGACAGCACAACGGATTTCGAGAGGCTACTCCGCCACCTGGGCCGGGACCCGCAATGGGGCCATGCGTCCGACGACGAGTCACGGCATGCCGTCCAGTAA
- a CDS encoding MarR family winged helix-turn-helix transcriptional regulator codes for MPVKRPDLAALLAPLLRELMAAEQPVLDAHGISMWGYVVLLALDETPMRSQAVLAQAIGADKTRIIRTLDDLQDRGYIERAPDPDDRRVRLLSITPAGRRLKDAVQADIQRGEERWLGELSAEERRVFFTVLQRLAPRPD; via the coding sequence ATGCCGGTCAAGCGCCCTGACCTCGCCGCGTTGCTCGCGCCGCTGTTGCGTGAGTTGATGGCTGCCGAACAGCCTGTGCTGGACGCGCACGGCATCTCGATGTGGGGCTACGTCGTGCTACTGGCGCTCGACGAGACCCCGATGCGGTCGCAAGCTGTCCTGGCGCAGGCGATCGGCGCCGACAAGACCCGCATCATCCGCACCCTCGACGACCTGCAGGACCGCGGCTACATCGAGCGCGCCCCCGACCCCGACGACCGCCGGGTTCGGCTGCTGTCGATCACGCCGGCCGGACGCCGGCTCAAAGACGCCGTGCAGGCCGACATTCAGCGCGGCGAGGAGCGGTGGCTCGGCGAGCTGAGCGCCGAGGAGCGGCGCGTCTTCTTCACCGTGCTGCAACGTCTGGCGCCTCGACCCGACTGA
- a CDS encoding SIS domain-containing protein, with product MAAEITEQPQVWRRLLDDGRGPIQAAAAQIAAAAPRFVLFVARGTSDHAALYAKYLVEINHGLPAGLVSPSTMTVYGAQPDLRDVLYVAVSQSGGSPDLVRSVEVARAQGALTVAVTNNPASDLAAAAEIHIDVLAGAEKSVAATKSYTAELLALQLLLGRDNDGVDELPDLGEQVLAAGELVREVAQRYRFAQRLIATARGYSYPTAREAALKLMETSYLSAQAFSGADLLHGPLATVDPQVPVLAVVPEGTGGQAMAPVLERLAERHADVFGVGSPTALAGLAGGIALPSGVSDELSPLLEILPLQQLALHLALARGGDPDQPRGLRKVTETL from the coding sequence ATGGCCGCCGAGATCACCGAGCAGCCGCAGGTGTGGCGCCGGCTGCTGGACGATGGCCGCGGCCCCATCCAGGCCGCCGCGGCTCAGATCGCGGCGGCGGCGCCACGCTTTGTACTGTTCGTGGCACGGGGCACGAGCGACCACGCCGCGCTGTACGCGAAATACCTCGTCGAGATCAACCACGGCCTGCCCGCAGGGCTGGTCTCCCCGTCGACCATGACCGTCTACGGCGCCCAACCTGATCTGCGCGACGTGCTGTACGTCGCGGTGAGCCAGTCCGGTGGTTCGCCGGACCTCGTGCGCTCGGTCGAGGTCGCCCGCGCGCAAGGTGCGCTGACGGTCGCCGTCACGAACAACCCGGCGTCGGATCTGGCTGCGGCAGCCGAGATTCACATCGATGTGCTGGCCGGGGCCGAGAAGTCGGTGGCCGCGACCAAGTCCTACACCGCGGAGCTGCTCGCCCTGCAGCTGCTGCTCGGACGGGACAACGACGGTGTCGACGAGCTGCCCGACCTCGGCGAACAGGTGCTCGCTGCCGGGGAGCTGGTCCGCGAGGTCGCGCAGCGGTATCGGTTCGCGCAACGACTCATCGCCACCGCCCGCGGCTACTCCTACCCCACTGCCCGCGAGGCCGCCCTCAAGCTGATGGAGACGTCTTACCTTTCCGCACAGGCGTTTTCGGGCGCCGACTTGTTGCACGGTCCACTCGCCACCGTCGACCCCCAGGTGCCGGTGCTCGCGGTGGTGCCCGAAGGCACAGGCGGCCAAGCCATGGCGCCGGTGCTGGAACGGCTTGCCGAGCGTCACGCCGATGTCTTCGGGGTGGGAAGTCCGACGGCCCTGGCCGGCCTGGCCGGTGGTATCGCGCTGCCCAGCGGGGTCAGCGACGAGCTCTCCCCACTGCTGGAAATCCTCCCGCTGCAACAACTTGCCCTGCACCTGGCACTGGCCCGCGGTGGCGACCCGGACCAGCCGCGGGGGTTGCGAAAGGTCACGGAGACGCTCTGA
- the trpS gene encoding tryptophan--tRNA ligase: protein MSNSGAGANKRVVFSGAQPTSDSLHLGNALGAVQNWAHLQDGYDAFFCVVDLHAITVPQDPETLRRRTLVTAAQYLALGIDPTRSTVFVQSHVAEHTQLAWLLGCFTGFGQASRMTQFKDKSQKQGADATTIGLFTYPVLMAADILLYDTDLVPVGEDQRQHLELARDLAQRFNARFPDTFVVPEAMIPKATAKIYDLQDPTAKMSKSAATDAGLINLLDDPAKSAKKIRSAVTDSEREIRFDTEAKPGISNLLTIQSAVTGTAIDTLVAGYEGRGYGDLKKETAEAVVEYVTPIKNRVDELLADPAELESVLATGAERAEQVAFKTLQRVNDRLGFLPRLR from the coding sequence ATGAGCAACAGCGGTGCAGGCGCCAACAAGCGCGTCGTCTTTTCCGGGGCACAGCCCACCTCCGACTCGCTTCACCTGGGCAATGCCCTGGGCGCGGTGCAGAACTGGGCCCACCTGCAGGACGGCTACGACGCGTTCTTCTGCGTCGTCGACCTGCACGCCATCACCGTCCCGCAGGACCCCGAGACGCTGCGCCGGCGCACGCTGGTGACGGCCGCGCAGTACCTCGCGCTCGGTATCGACCCGACCCGCAGCACGGTGTTCGTACAGAGCCACGTCGCCGAGCACACCCAGCTGGCGTGGTTGCTGGGCTGCTTCACCGGCTTCGGTCAGGCGTCGCGGATGACGCAGTTCAAGGACAAGTCGCAGAAGCAGGGCGCCGACGCCACCACGATCGGCCTGTTCACCTACCCGGTGCTCATGGCCGCCGACATCCTGCTCTACGACACCGACCTGGTACCCGTCGGTGAGGATCAGCGTCAGCACCTGGAGCTGGCCCGGGACCTCGCGCAGCGGTTCAACGCGCGCTTCCCCGACACCTTCGTGGTGCCCGAGGCGATGATCCCCAAGGCCACCGCCAAGATCTACGACCTGCAGGACCCGACCGCCAAGATGAGCAAGTCGGCCGCGACCGACGCCGGGCTGATCAACCTGCTCGACGATCCGGCCAAGAGCGCCAAGAAGATTCGCTCGGCGGTCACCGACAGTGAGCGCGAAATCCGGTTCGATACCGAGGCCAAGCCCGGCATCTCCAACCTGCTGACCATCCAGTCGGCGGTCACCGGAACCGCCATCGACACGCTGGTGGCCGGGTACGAGGGACGCGGTTACGGCGACCTGAAGAAGGAAACCGCCGAAGCCGTCGTCGAGTACGTCACCCCGATCAAGAACCGGGTCGACGAGCTGCTGGCCGATCCGGCCGAACTGGAATCGGTGCTGGCCACCGGTGCCGAGCGCGCCGAGCAGGTGGCGTTCAAGACGCTGCAGCGCGTCAACGACCGACTGGGCTTCCTGCCGCGTCTGCGCTGA
- the yhjD gene encoding inner membrane protein YhjD, which translates to MTDSDQPGLLDRLRQRHPWLDRIMRAQDRYQDCNGDFYAAGITYFTVFALFPLLMVGFAVGGFVLASRPDLLAELEVHIRSAVAGDFGNQLVGLMDSAVKSRTSVGVIGLATAAWAGLGWMANLRKALTEMWEQQSEPDGWVGTKLSDLLALVSAFLAIVVTIGLTALGDTGLMTTVLHWFGVGHVPGLGVLLRVASLTVSFLVAWLMFTWIIARLPREKVSLRSSARAALIAAVGFELFKQVASIYLRTVMHGPAGATFGPVLGLMVFAYITARLILFSTAWAATAADTMALAPVAPPGPAAIVTRYREREGVDANSVAVGAAVGLLGGLSLSRLVRRRRG; encoded by the coding sequence ATGACCGACTCGGACCAGCCGGGCCTACTCGACCGACTGCGTCAGCGGCATCCGTGGCTGGATCGGATCATGCGGGCCCAGGACCGTTACCAGGACTGCAACGGCGACTTCTACGCCGCCGGCATCACCTACTTCACAGTGTTCGCGCTGTTCCCGCTGCTCATGGTCGGTTTTGCCGTGGGCGGTTTCGTACTGGCCTCGCGCCCGGACCTGTTGGCCGAGCTCGAGGTGCACATCCGGTCCGCCGTCGCGGGCGACTTCGGTAATCAGCTGGTCGGCCTGATGGACTCGGCCGTGAAATCGCGCACGTCGGTCGGCGTCATCGGCCTGGCGACCGCGGCGTGGGCCGGCCTCGGCTGGATGGCCAATCTACGCAAGGCCCTCACCGAGATGTGGGAGCAACAGAGCGAACCCGACGGCTGGGTGGGCACCAAGCTGTCTGACCTGCTGGCGCTGGTCTCGGCATTCCTGGCCATCGTCGTCACAATCGGCCTGACTGCCCTCGGTGACACCGGATTGATGACGACGGTCCTGCACTGGTTCGGCGTCGGCCACGTGCCGGGTCTCGGCGTGCTGCTGCGGGTGGCGTCGCTGACGGTGTCGTTCCTCGTGGCGTGGCTCATGTTCACCTGGATCATCGCCCGGCTGCCGCGCGAGAAGGTCAGTCTGCGCAGCTCGGCCCGTGCGGCGCTGATCGCCGCGGTGGGCTTCGAATTGTTCAAGCAGGTCGCTTCGATCTACCTGCGGACCGTCATGCACGGCCCGGCCGGTGCCACATTCGGTCCCGTGCTGGGTCTGATGGTGTTCGCCTACATCACCGCCCGGCTGATCCTGTTCTCAACCGCGTGGGCGGCAACCGCCGCGGACACCATGGCGCTGGCCCCGGTGGCGCCGCCCGGACCGGCTGCGATCGTCACCCGCTACCGCGAGCGCGAGGGTGTCGACGCGAACAGCGTGGCGGTGGGCGCGGCCGTGGGTCTGCTCGGTGGGCTGAGTCTTTCGCGGCTGGTGCGACGGCGCAGGGGGTAG
- a CDS encoding MarR family winged helix-turn-helix transcriptional regulator, translated as MANAAVDEIAGNCLAVRVRLLGRAVTSLYDHALEEHGVSIAQINLLAALGKIGPCSPARIGEVLQLERSTVSRNLSLLMKHGWVEAVSVNVKGVREVVLTASGRNKIETVMPAWRRAQQEAAELLGAGGVTAVRSLATSVGLSSGD; from the coding sequence ATGGCCAACGCCGCTGTCGATGAGATCGCCGGTAACTGCCTGGCGGTCCGCGTCCGGTTACTCGGCCGGGCGGTGACGAGCCTGTATGACCACGCCCTCGAAGAACATGGCGTCAGCATCGCCCAGATCAATCTCCTGGCGGCGCTGGGGAAGATCGGCCCGTGCTCGCCGGCCCGGATCGGTGAGGTGCTGCAGTTGGAGCGGTCGACCGTCAGTCGCAATCTGAGCCTGTTGATGAAACACGGTTGGGTAGAGGCGGTGTCGGTGAATGTCAAGGGCGTGCGTGAGGTCGTGCTGACCGCGTCGGGTCGCAACAAGATCGAGACCGTGATGCCGGCATGGCGACGGGCGCAGCAAGAGGCTGCCGAACTGCTGGGTGCCGGCGGCGTCACGGCGGTCCGGTCCCTCGCGACCAGCGTCGGTTTGTCGTCCGGCGACTAG
- a CDS encoding NmrA family NAD(P)-binding protein translates to MMSHPTSKIFMIGATGAQGLPVARALVADGKYAVRFLTRDATSARAKSLLQLGGISALEGTFTDEAVLREGFRECDGAFVNIDGFNTGEKTEMYWAMRTYEIAIEEGVKFFVYGNLDYGLKKAGYDSKYRVGHYDGKGRIAEWILLQNQANSARMGAAVFTSGPYIEMTISPLTPMAPSVEDGVVTWRVPLGNGAVPHVSLEDCGYYVRWLFDNTDRSNGMDLEVAIDHISYRELARAFEAVTGHPARYVDTDIDAYWQGPLGGVADTPAGYNAAPDDPSTMTFRANFTGFWNLWKDGIIERNYALLDEIHPNRIRSAEQWFRREDELGKAAGKGSLWERVQPQNWSLDSAVLKSSQDLRTGKL, encoded by the coding sequence GTGATGTCACATCCCACGTCGAAGATTTTCATGATCGGCGCGACCGGGGCCCAGGGACTTCCTGTCGCCCGCGCCCTCGTTGCCGACGGCAAGTATGCCGTTCGATTTCTCACTCGTGACGCCACGAGTGCCCGGGCCAAGTCGTTGCTCCAATTGGGCGGCATCTCGGCACTCGAAGGGACCTTCACCGATGAAGCCGTCCTGCGAGAAGGCTTCCGCGAATGCGACGGTGCATTCGTCAACATCGACGGATTCAACACCGGCGAGAAGACCGAGATGTATTGGGCGATGCGCACTTACGAGATCGCCATCGAAGAAGGCGTCAAGTTCTTCGTGTACGGGAACCTCGACTACGGGCTCAAGAAAGCCGGCTACGACTCGAAGTACCGCGTCGGGCATTACGACGGCAAGGGGCGCATCGCCGAATGGATCCTGCTGCAGAATCAGGCGAATTCGGCCCGGATGGGCGCTGCCGTCTTCACGTCCGGCCCGTACATCGAAATGACGATCTCGCCCCTGACGCCGATGGCGCCCAGCGTGGAGGACGGCGTCGTCACCTGGCGCGTGCCCCTCGGCAACGGTGCGGTGCCCCATGTCTCACTTGAGGATTGCGGCTACTACGTGCGCTGGCTCTTCGACAACACCGACAGGTCCAACGGCATGGACCTCGAGGTGGCCATCGACCACATCTCGTATCGCGAGCTTGCCCGGGCGTTCGAAGCGGTCACCGGGCATCCCGCCCGATACGTCGACACGGACATCGACGCGTACTGGCAGGGGCCGCTCGGCGGCGTCGCCGATACCCCTGCCGGATACAACGCGGCCCCGGATGACCCGAGCACCATGACATTTCGAGCCAACTTCACCGGTTTCTGGAACTTGTGGAAAGACGGCATCATCGAGCGGAACTACGCGCTGCTGGACGAAATCCACCCCAACCGGATCCGCAGCGCCGAGCAGTGGTTCCGGCGTGAGGACGAACTCGGCAAGGCGGCCGGGAAGGGCAGCCTCTGGGAGCGGGTGCAGCCGCAGAACTGGAGTCTGGACTCGGCCGTTCTGAAGAGCAGCCAAGACCTGCGCACCGGAAAGCTCTGA
- a CDS encoding DoxX family membrane protein yields the protein MTTRALTTRDRADLAASILFGAVRVGLGLLWLHEGYVKFRAHFGRADILLVVDGASANSRVPEYFRFVAEHLLRPTADLAGLMTPLTEVALGLVLVLGVFSTLSVAVSAGLLAVYWSSDQLIAQYPIMALLSVGVLVGQGYSNRWTIMTLVRRRSAQQEEG from the coding sequence ATGACCACCCGCGCACTGACCACGCGCGACCGCGCCGACCTGGCCGCGTCGATACTCTTCGGCGCGGTCCGGGTCGGGCTCGGACTGCTGTGGCTCCACGAGGGCTACGTGAAGTTCCGGGCGCACTTCGGGCGCGCGGACATCCTGCTCGTCGTCGACGGCGCGTCGGCGAATTCGCGTGTGCCGGAGTACTTTCGCTTCGTGGCCGAGCACCTGCTGCGGCCGACGGCAGACCTGGCCGGCCTGATGACGCCGCTGACCGAAGTGGCACTGGGGCTGGTCCTGGTGCTCGGAGTGTTCAGCACGCTGTCAGTGGCCGTATCCGCGGGATTGCTTGCGGTCTATTGGAGTTCGGACCAGCTCATCGCGCAGTACCCGATCATGGCGCTGCTCAGTGTGGGCGTCCTTGTCGGACAAGGATATTCGAACCGCTGGACGATCATGACGCTGGTGCGCCGGCGATCGGCACAGCAGGAAGAGGGATGA
- a CDS encoding DM13 domain-containing protein translates to MVIKPIAATAAAVFALTLTACGANEMKSAGSSSPSSSAMSSSMTSAMTSAMTSSSAAARTGHFTGLNGKHVAGTATVSGMNLEFTDFSSDEGPDLHVYLTKGSTESDVAAGKQIAAIKFDQATQSFPLTGIDTMGYTTVVIHCDKAKAVFGAASLM, encoded by the coding sequence ATGGTCATCAAGCCGATCGCAGCGACAGCAGCTGCGGTGTTCGCCCTGACCCTCACCGCGTGCGGTGCGAACGAGATGAAGTCGGCCGGTTCGTCCAGCCCCTCCAGTTCCGCCATGTCGTCCAGCATGACCTCCGCGATGACCTCCGCGATGACCTCATCGAGCGCCGCCGCTCGCACGGGCCACTTCACCGGCCTCAACGGCAAGCACGTCGCCGGTACGGCGACCGTCAGCGGCATGAATCTCGAATTCACCGACTTCTCCTCCGACGAGGGCCCGGACCTGCACGTGTACCTGACGAAGGGCTCCACCGAGTCCGATGTCGCCGCGGGCAAGCAGATCGCCGCCATCAAGTTCGACCAGGCCACACAGTCGTTCCCGCTGACCGGCATCGACACCATGGGCTACACCACCGTCGTCATCCACTGCGACAAGGCGAAGGCAGTCTTCGGCGCTGCCTCGCTGATGTGA